Proteins found in one Desulfomonilia bacterium genomic segment:
- a CDS encoding zinc-ribbon domain-containing protein, with translation MIIVCPKCSSKFKVDDSLLQKKGIRMRCSVCSNIFTLEKELPDLLEPESGKPETEDIQKKQNGYDEKFESAPLDTGLTFSGDKHRVVEQATAEKPVVDRKTKPRSLRNTLTGLFVMIIITIALILSYSKTGRLKIFDGIGDKSSRQEVVYPFSIKDTDTSFKYFNIGENGQILVIKGIVIKNENKPLKSLQVEIRIYAKDGRMLAAKTVYAGKVPLDTDFLLKNEPEIDAILTDGSSSLGVLSQVNEIPFSVAFYGQPVLSTSSIQAEVKEYIWQ, from the coding sequence ATGATAATAGTCTGCCCGAAATGCTCAAGCAAATTCAAGGTTGACGATTCCCTTCTGCAAAAGAAGGGAATAAGAATGAGATGCAGCGTATGTTCCAACATCTTCACGCTTGAGAAAGAATTGCCCGACCTTCTTGAACCTGAATCAGGCAAACCTGAAACGGAAGATATTCAGAAAAAACAAAACGGATATGATGAAAAATTCGAATCCGCCCCGCTTGATACAGGACTGACCTTTTCCGGTGACAAACATCGGGTTGTCGAGCAAGCAACTGCCGAGAAACCGGTTGTTGACAGAAAAACCAAACCGAGGAGCCTTAGAAATACTCTGACCGGTCTATTTGTAATGATCATAATAACAATAGCACTGATACTTTCTTACAGCAAAACCGGAAGACTGAAGATATTTGATGGAATAGGCGACAAGTCATCCAGGCAGGAAGTGGTTTATCCTTTCTCAATTAAAGATACAGACACCTCTTTCAAGTATTTCAACATTGGAGAAAATGGTCAGATCCTTGTAATAAAAGGTATCGTAATAAAAAATGAAAACAAACCTCTGAAATCTCTGCAGGTGGAAATAAGGATATACGCCAAAGACGGCAGAATGCTTGCCGCCAAGACCGTATATGCCGGTAAAGTACCGCTCGATACAGATTTCCTGTTAAAAAACGAGCCTGAAATTGATGCCATATTGACGGACGGCAGCAGTTCGCTCGGCGTTCTTTCCCAGGTTAACGAGATTCCTTTCTCTGTCGCCTTCTACGGCCAGCCGGTATTGAGCACATCATCGATCCAGGCTGAAGTAAAGGAATACATTTGGCAATAA
- the hpt gene encoding hypoxanthine phosphoribosyltransferase, translated as MELLFSASKIADKVKNIGMQISKEYQSKNLYILAILKGSFMFASDLARNISIPFNIDFVKITTYGNKDMPETRPVVTLDHKIDIKGKDVLVVDDILDTGHTLYAFNEMLTSMKPNSLKLCTLLDKSCRREVDISPDFCGFKINDGFVVGYGLDYAEKFRGLPQIYVLSEEEIKQG; from the coding sequence ATGGAATTACTCTTCAGTGCCAGTAAAATAGCTGATAAAGTCAAAAATATAGGCATGCAGATAAGCAAAGAATATCAGTCGAAAAATCTTTATATCCTTGCAATTCTCAAAGGCTCTTTTATGTTTGCATCCGACCTGGCAAGAAATATCAGCATCCCGTTCAATATCGATTTCGTTAAAATAACGACATATGGCAACAAGGACATGCCTGAGACCAGGCCGGTAGTAACTCTGGACCATAAGATTGATATAAAGGGAAAAGATGTCCTAGTTGTTGATGATATACTGGACACTGGGCATACCCTTTATGCTTTTAATGAAATGCTGACTTCCATGAAACCCAATTCTTTGAAATTATGCACGCTTCTTGATAAGTCCTGCAGGCGTGAGGTTGATATCAGTCCTGACTTCTGCGGGTTCAAGATAAATGACGGTTTTGTTGTGGGATACGGACTGGATTATGCCGAAAAATTCAGGGGTCTGCCTCAGATATACGTACTCAGTGAAGAGGAAATAAAACAGGGATAA
- a CDS encoding CoA-binding protein: protein MDESLRKKLDAMFFPESVAIIGASDIPGKWGFMITTAILSGGFKGKIYPINTKKELILDLKTYPDLESVPDKVDLAIITIPAVHVCNALKDCIKKGTTSVVIISSGFKETGEEGRKLEQEINEIAKDSGLVFLGPNTMGSISTHAGLTAIGVPVFPGKGSLGVISQSGNIGVQIIQWTINRGMGVCFYAGTGNEAILKAGTLLEYFGERDEVNGIAMYLEGVENGRQFMEIARKTTRKKPVVALKTGRSKTGSKAAQSHSGAMAGSFETYTAMFKQTGIIQVKNPTELLNVAGAMTNLPIPKSNRVGIMSLGGGWGVVTADECESQGLVLPPLSEDIIEELNKHVPAYWNKSNPIDLVGENKPELHLKTLELLANWDMIDSIITLGVVGTLKIVEDFIQSQEKVLGSILSKELKLSIIKDHIKTENKFISEMARLQKETGKPIISVSLGEGIQTLQHTSYGPAMCLTTPEEAASILSYMASYSQYLKNLD from the coding sequence ATGGATGAAAGCTTAAGAAAAAAACTCGATGCAATGTTTTTCCCCGAATCAGTCGCAATCATAGGTGCTTCGGACATCCCCGGGAAATGGGGATTTATGATTACAACTGCAATATTAAGCGGAGGATTCAAGGGGAAAATATACCCCATCAATACAAAAAAGGAACTGATCCTTGACTTGAAGACCTATCCGGACCTTGAGTCGGTTCCAGACAAGGTTGATCTGGCAATAATAACAATTCCCGCAGTTCATGTTTGTAACGCCCTGAAAGATTGCATAAAAAAGGGTACTACATCGGTTGTTATAATATCCTCGGGATTTAAGGAAACAGGAGAAGAAGGCAGGAAACTTGAACAAGAAATCAATGAAATTGCAAAAGACTCGGGTCTTGTGTTCCTGGGGCCGAATACGATGGGGTCGATATCAACTCATGCCGGTTTGACTGCAATCGGCGTACCAGTCTTCCCTGGCAAAGGAAGCCTTGGAGTCATTTCCCAGAGCGGCAATATCGGCGTCCAGATTATACAATGGACCATCAACAGGGGTATGGGTGTATGTTTTTATGCAGGCACGGGAAATGAGGCAATTCTCAAAGCCGGCACGCTTCTGGAATATTTTGGAGAAAGGGATGAGGTCAATGGTATTGCCATGTACCTTGAAGGTGTGGAAAATGGCAGGCAGTTCATGGAAATTGCAAGGAAAACGACAAGGAAAAAACCTGTAGTGGCTCTGAAAACAGGCAGATCCAAGACAGGTTCAAAAGCCGCCCAGTCGCATTCAGGGGCAATGGCCGGATCATTTGAAACATATACTGCCATGTTCAAACAAACCGGGATAATTCAGGTCAAGAATCCTACCGAACTGCTCAATGTGGCAGGAGCAATGACGAACCTTCCCATACCTAAATCCAACAGGGTGGGAATAATGAGCCTGGGCGGCGGCTGGGGTGTCGTCACCGCTGATGAGTGTGAAAGCCAGGGCCTGGTCCTTCCTCCTTTATCTGAAGATATCATCGAAGAATTGAACAAGCATGTCCCAGCATACTGGAACAAATCCAATCCGATAGACCTTGTAGGTGAAAACAAGCCTGAACTGCATTTAAAGACACTGGAACTCCTGGCAAACTGGGACATGATTGATTCCATTATCACCCTGGGTGTTGTCGGCACACTTAAAATAGTTGAAGATTTCATACAGTCCCAGGAAAAGGTCCTCGGAAGCATATTGAGCAAAGAGCTTAAACTTTCAATAATAAAAGACCATATCAAGACTGAAAACAAGTTTATCTCGGAAATGGCACGGCTGCAGAAGGAAACAGGAAAACCTATTATTTCGGTTTCACTGGGCGAAGGCATCCAGACTTTGCAGCATACATCCTATGGACCGGCAATGTGCCTTACAACACCGGAGGAAGCGGCAAGCATTCTGTCTTATATGGCAAGCTATAGTCAGTATCTGAAAAATCTCGACTAA
- a CDS encoding PilZ domain-containing protein: MEEKRLHERLPVDLRAQYYEESPETYIGRVSNLSMGGMFIKVSNLSKLGAYVFIDIDAESIGKVVWTQGHVVRTTPFGMAIEFNRADTKGLESLLSAEKSIIKKKKA, encoded by the coding sequence ATGGAAGAAAAAAGATTACACGAAAGATTACCGGTCGATTTAAGGGCTCAGTATTATGAGGAGTCGCCTGAAACATACATAGGCCGTGTAAGCAATCTGAGCATGGGCGGTATGTTTATCAAAGTATCCAATCTGAGTAAATTAGGTGCATACGTTTTTATCGATATAGATGCTGAGAGTATAGGCAAGGTTGTCTGGACTCAGGGCCATGTTGTGAGAACCACGCCGTTTGGAATGGCAATTGAATTTAACAGGGCGGATACGAAAGGGCTGGAATCTCTGCTGTCTGCGGAAAAATCGATAATAAAGAAGAAGAAAGCATAA
- a CDS encoding DUF465 domain-containing protein — MEEKDLQLINKIIPENPELKKLWEEHLDYKVKLDEFNRKKYLSAEDELKRREIQKLKLAGKDRIEDILRMHRK, encoded by the coding sequence ATGGAAGAAAAAGACTTGCAGCTCATAAACAAAATCATCCCGGAAAACCCTGAACTGAAAAAACTCTGGGAAGAGCACCTGGATTACAAGGTAAAACTCGATGAATTCAACAGGAAGAAATATCTCAGCGCAGAAGATGAACTGAAGCGAAGAGAAATACAGAAGCTGAAGCTTGCCGGTAAAGATAGAATTGAAGATATTCTAAGGATGCATAGAAAGTGA
- the ilvB gene encoding biosynthetic-type acetolactate synthase large subunit: MTKIKGALALIESLRCEGVKHVFGYPGGAVLDIFDMLYDAKDIEFILVRHEQGAVHAADGYARASGNVGVCVVTSGPGATNTVTGLATAYMDSIPVVVFSGQVSTHLIGNDAFQEADIVGITRSCTKHNFLVKDVNHLPRIIKEAFYIARTGRPGPVLIDLPKDVMNAQVLFKYPEEVHLRGYSPTYKGHPGQIKRIVDTILRSKRPVIYAGGGIILSNAADELREFARTTRIPVALTLMGLGAYPAGERGFLGMLGMHGTYYANMAVHESDCLISIGARFDDRVTGKIDEFSPKAKVIHIDIDPTSISKNVKVDLPVVGDCRNVLTDMLALLENRSKDVDELRREIEPWNKEIDYWKEHMPLKYDSSDQLIKPQYVIETIDRLSPEDAIITTEVGQNQMWTAQFYKFNKPRLFLSSGGLGTMGYGFPAAIGAQIAFPERTVIDIAGDGSIQMNIQELATAVQYSLNVKVMILNNCNLGMVRQWQCLFYRKRYSHTAMNFSPDFVKLAEAYGANGFLVDKPSDVESAIKEAFKIKGPVFVDFRVDPDEHVYPMVPSGAPIKNMLLV; this comes from the coding sequence ATGACGAAAATAAAGGGCGCACTGGCGCTCATCGAATCCCTCAGGTGCGAGGGCGTAAAGCATGTTTTCGGTTATCCGGGCGGAGCCGTCCTGGATATTTTCGACATGCTTTATGATGCAAAAGACATTGAGTTCATCCTTGTCAGGCATGAACAGGGTGCGGTTCATGCTGCCGACGGCTATGCCAGAGCAAGCGGAAATGTGGGAGTCTGCGTTGTCACTTCAGGGCCTGGTGCGACGAATACCGTCACAGGTCTTGCCACTGCATACATGGATTCCATTCCTGTTGTTGTATTTTCCGGTCAGGTATCGACACATCTGATTGGAAACGATGCCTTTCAGGAGGCAGATATCGTTGGCATCACAAGGTCATGCACGAAACATAATTTTTTAGTTAAAGACGTGAATCACCTTCCGAGGATAATAAAAGAAGCATTTTATATAGCCAGGACAGGAAGGCCAGGGCCTGTTCTGATTGACCTTCCCAAGGATGTCATGAATGCCCAGGTATTATTCAAATATCCGGAAGAAGTCCACCTGCGGGGATATTCGCCTACATATAAGGGACATCCGGGGCAGATCAAAAGGATTGTTGATACAATATTGAGGAGCAAAAGGCCTGTAATTTATGCCGGTGGCGGTATCATACTTTCAAATGCGGCGGATGAGTTGAGAGAATTTGCACGTACAACCCGCATACCGGTAGCCTTAACGCTTATGGGACTTGGCGCGTATCCGGCAGGTGAGAGAGGTTTTCTCGGGATGCTGGGGATGCACGGCACATACTATGCTAATATGGCCGTACATGAATCAGACTGTCTTATTTCGATTGGCGCCAGATTTGACGACCGTGTTACAGGCAAGATCGACGAATTCTCGCCAAAAGCAAAAGTCATCCATATAGATATCGATCCTACATCCATTAGCAAGAATGTAAAAGTGGACCTGCCCGTGGTCGGCGACTGCAGGAACGTACTGACAGACATGCTTGCTCTGCTTGAGAACAGATCAAAAGACGTTGATGAACTTCGAAGAGAAATCGAGCCCTGGAATAAAGAGATAGATTACTGGAAAGAGCATATGCCTCTCAAATACGATTCCTCTGATCAATTGATCAAGCCACAGTATGTTATTGAAACCATAGACAGGCTTTCCCCTGAAGATGCGATAATCACGACTGAAGTCGGACAGAATCAGATGTGGACTGCTCAGTTTTATAAATTCAACAAGCCGAGGCTGTTTCTTTCTTCCGGCGGTCTGGGGACAATGGGATATGGTTTCCCGGCGGCAATAGGCGCGCAGATTGCATTTCCGGAAAGGACTGTTATCGATATCGCCGGAGACGGCTCAATTCAGATGAATATTCAGGAGCTGGCGACGGCTGTACAATACAGTCTCAATGTGAAGGTAATGATTCTCAACAACTGCAACCTCGGGATGGTCAGGCAATGGCAGTGTCTGTTTTATAGAAAAAGGTATTCTCATACCGCCATGAATTTTTCTCCTGATTTTGTAAAACTGGCTGAGGCTTACGGGGCGAACGGGTTTCTTGTAGACAAACCGTCGGATGTGGAAAGTGCGATAAAAGAGGCATTTAAAATCAAGGGGCCGGTATTTGTTGACTTCAGAGTCGACCCGGATGAGCATGTGTATCCTATGGTGCCGTCCGGCGCTCCAATCAAGAATATGCTGCTTGTATGA
- the ilvN gene encoding acetolactate synthase small subunit, which translates to MKHVISVLVDNEAGVLTRVSGLFSGRGFNIESLSVAPTLDPKISIMVITTSGNEQVLEQIKKQLNKLINVIKVVDYVGKDCVQREMVLIKIQARDENRAEVLRIAEIFRAKVVDICPKSYTLELTGDKNKLGGFIEMLKPIGIIDFIRTGTVVMEREMQGGGVEL; encoded by the coding sequence ATGAAGCATGTAATATCTGTACTTGTTGACAATGAAGCCGGCGTCCTTACCAGGGTGTCAGGTCTTTTTTCAGGCCGGGGATTCAATATCGAATCCTTGAGCGTTGCCCCGACTCTTGATCCCAAGATTTCTATTATGGTTATCACGACAAGCGGCAATGAACAGGTGCTGGAACAGATAAAAAAGCAGCTTAACAAGCTCATAAATGTTATTAAAGTTGTCGACTATGTCGGCAAGGATTGTGTACAAAGGGAAATGGTGCTGATCAAGATTCAGGCTAGGGACGAAAACAGGGCCGAGGTGTTGAGGATTGCAGAGATATTCAGGGCAAAAGTGGTTGATATATGCCCGAAATCCTATACACTCGAACTCACGGGAGATAAAAACAAACTGGGCGGTTTCATAGAAATGTTGAAACCTATAGGAATAATAGATTTTATAAGGACAGGCACGGTAGTCATGGAAAGAGAAATGCAAGGAGGCGGAGTCGAGCTATGA
- the ilvC gene encoding ketol-acid reductoisomerase, giving the protein MKVYYDKDANLDLIRSKKVAVIGYGSQGFAHSNNLRDSGVEVVVGLREQSSSWKKAENAGLKVMDISDAVKCSDIVMILLPDEIQPEIYKKQIEPYLRDGMYLAFAHGFNVRYKQIVPPAGVSCFMVAPKSPGHMVRFEYAQGRGVPMLIAVQNDVSGNTKDMALSYACAIGGGKAGILETTFKDETETDLFGEQAVLCGGVTALIMAAFDTLVEAGYAPELAYFECLHELKLIVDLIYEGGITNMRYSVSNTAQYGDISKGPVLIDKNVREKMKGLLTDIQNGKFAEEWISENAAGRPVFDDLTKKGEEHLIEKVGEKLRAMMPWLKEGRKVNRQEN; this is encoded by the coding sequence ATGAAGGTATATTATGACAAGGATGCGAATCTTGATCTGATCAGATCAAAAAAGGTTGCCGTAATCGGATACGGCTCGCAGGGTTTCGCCCATTCCAACAACTTGAGGGATTCGGGTGTCGAAGTTGTTGTCGGATTGAGGGAGCAGAGCAGTTCATGGAAAAAAGCTGAAAATGCAGGCCTCAAGGTAATGGACATCAGTGATGCAGTTAAATGTTCCGATATCGTGATGATACTTCTTCCGGATGAGATTCAGCCCGAAATTTATAAAAAACAGATCGAACCTTATCTCAGGGATGGCATGTATCTGGCCTTTGCTCATGGATTCAATGTCAGGTACAAACAGATTGTTCCTCCTGCCGGGGTGAGCTGCTTCATGGTTGCCCCGAAATCTCCGGGGCATATGGTGAGGTTTGAGTATGCCCAGGGCCGGGGTGTTCCCATGCTGATTGCCGTTCAGAACGATGTTTCAGGCAATACTAAAGATATGGCCCTGTCATATGCTTGTGCGATAGGGGGAGGTAAAGCAGGCATCCTCGAGACAACATTCAAAGATGAGACTGAAACGGATCTGTTTGGCGAACAGGCGGTTTTGTGCGGCGGCGTGACTGCGCTCATCATGGCGGCCTTTGATACGCTGGTTGAAGCGGGATATGCCCCGGAACTTGCTTATTTCGAATGTCTGCATGAACTCAAACTGATCGTTGACCTGATATATGAAGGGGGCATCACTAATATGCGCTATTCTGTCAGTAATACTGCACAGTATGGCGACATTTCAAAAGGCCCTGTACTTATTGATAAGAATGTAAGGGAAAAAATGAAAGGGCTTCTCACGGATATTCAAAACGGGAAATTTGCCGAGGAGTGGATAAGTGAAAATGCCGCTGGAAGGCCTGTCTTCGATGATCTGACAAAGAAAGGAGAAGAGCACCTGATAGAAAAAGTGGGAGAAAAGCTCAGGGCAATGATGCCATGGCTCAAAGAAGGAAGAAAGGTAAACAGACAGGAGAACTGA
- the pssA gene encoding CDP-diacylglycerol--serine O-phosphatidyltransferase has product MKKRRFRRFSNEGLKNRIPLLPNFVTTIGLFFGFFSIMFSLKGNFYNSAIMIVLAGFIDGVDGRIARATNSTSAFGKEYDSLCDLVCFGVAPSIMVYLWELSEFGRMGFLAGFVYVACGALRLARFNTDTTGDGTKFTGLPIPVAAVTLASILLIYGTMGEYQNIPYAVSFIESIKGVPILAGVFFLAFLMVSTIKYPSFKHVTYIKAHPFQLLVAGVLLLMVVAYKPEMMAFLLTMTFVIGGVISNIIQYLFFRNRKAVSEEINETIPRENHNI; this is encoded by the coding sequence ATGAAGAAAAGAAGATTCAGAAGATTTAGTAATGAAGGGTTGAAAAACAGAATCCCCTTATTGCCGAATTTTGTCACAACAATAGGGCTGTTTTTCGGATTCTTTTCAATAATGTTTTCACTGAAAGGTAATTTTTATAATTCTGCAATCATGATTGTTCTGGCTGGTTTCATCGATGGAGTTGACGGAAGAATAGCACGGGCAACCAATTCAACTTCAGCCTTCGGTAAGGAATATGATTCCCTGTGTGATCTTGTATGTTTCGGAGTAGCCCCATCAATAATGGTTTACCTGTGGGAACTTTCAGAATTCGGCAGGATGGGATTTCTTGCGGGTTTTGTTTATGTCGCCTGTGGTGCCTTGAGGCTGGCGCGTTTCAATACTGATACAACCGGCGACGGGACGAAATTTACCGGCCTTCCAATCCCTGTTGCAGCAGTGACGCTCGCCAGTATACTTCTTATTTATGGAACGATGGGTGAATATCAGAACATTCCATATGCGGTCTCGTTTATTGAATCGATCAAAGGTGTTCCTATTCTTGCAGGCGTTTTTTTCCTGGCATTTCTTATGGTCAGCACCATAAAATATCCGAGCTTCAAACATGTAACTTACATAAAGGCCCATCCGTTCCAGCTCCTGGTTGCAGGTGTGCTGCTGCTTATGGTGGTGGCTTACAAGCCTGAAATGATGGCTTTCCTCCTTACAATGACCTTCGTAATCGGCGGGGTAATTTCCAATATTATCCAGTACCTTTTCTTCAGGAACAGGAAGGCTGTAAGCGAGGAAATAAATGAAACCATCCCAAGAGAGAATCATAATATTTGA
- a CDS encoding 2-isopropylmalate synthase produces the protein MKPSQERIIIFDTTLRDGEQSPGATMDVHEKIIVAKQLELLGVDKIEAGFPVTSPGDFDAVQAVASEIKKPQIVGLCRAREQDILKAWDAVREAKNPGLHTFIATSDIHLKYKLRMERDEVLRHVEYAVGLCRSLSPNIEFSAEDATRSDWDFLAEVFSAAIAAGADTLNVPDTVGYTTPQEFSDLIRHLVNKVKDINKVTISVHCHNDLGLATANSIAAVLAGARQIECTINGIGERAGNTSLEEAVMIMNVRKDLYHLKNGIDTSQIYPASRLVSHITGIPVQPNKAIVGANAFAHESGIHQDGFLKERTTYEIMTPETVGIGKSQLVLGKHSGKHALDNRLKGMGYNLNEDELKKVFSRFKEISDKKKKVYDADIEAIVIEEIYRIPDRYELKNINVSSGTVTIPTATVQLSIDGEVSLDAGFGNGPVDALFKTIIKMTGYNAELQRFSVSSITGGTDAQGEVAVELKDRDLVSIGHGSDPDILVASAKALVNAINKMEFIKKRKGI, from the coding sequence ATGAAACCATCCCAAGAGAGAATCATAATATTTGACACAACATTGAGAGACGGAGAGCAGTCTCCGGGCGCCACAATGGATGTTCATGAAAAAATCATTGTGGCAAAACAGCTTGAACTTCTTGGTGTTGATAAGATTGAAGCCGGTTTTCCTGTAACATCACCGGGTGATTTCGACGCAGTGCAGGCGGTAGCATCGGAGATAAAAAAACCGCAGATAGTAGGACTTTGCCGCGCCAGAGAACAGGATATACTGAAGGCATGGGATGCTGTCAGGGAAGCTAAAAATCCGGGGCTTCATACATTTATTGCCACTTCTGATATCCATCTCAAGTACAAGCTCCGTATGGAAAGGGATGAGGTCCTCAGGCATGTTGAATATGCCGTTGGTTTATGCAGATCTCTTTCTCCGAACATAGAATTTTCAGCAGAGGATGCGACCCGCTCTGATTGGGATTTTCTTGCAGAAGTCTTCTCGGCGGCAATCGCTGCCGGTGCTGATACCCTGAATGTGCCCGATACCGTAGGATATACTACACCACAGGAATTTTCCGACCTAATCAGACATCTGGTAAACAAGGTTAAAGATATTAATAAGGTCACTATCTCCGTTCACTGCCATAATGATCTGGGGCTTGCCACAGCGAATTCAATAGCTGCTGTTCTGGCTGGCGCCCGTCAAATCGAATGTACAATAAACGGTATTGGTGAACGTGCGGGCAATACGTCACTCGAGGAAGCGGTGATGATCATGAATGTCCGCAAAGACCTTTATCATCTGAAGAATGGAATCGATACCTCTCAGATTTACCCGGCAAGCCGTCTGGTATCTCATATAACAGGTATTCCAGTGCAGCCGAACAAGGCGATAGTCGGGGCGAATGCATTTGCACATGAATCAGGCATCCATCAGGATGGTTTTCTGAAAGAGCGCACCACCTATGAAATAATGACACCCGAAACAGTGGGCATTGGCAAATCTCAGCTTGTTCTGGGAAAACACTCAGGGAAGCATGCGCTGGACAACCGGCTGAAGGGTATGGGTTACAATCTCAATGAAGATGAGTTGAAAAAGGTATTCAGCCGCTTCAAGGAGATATCTGATAAAAAGAAGAAGGTTTATGATGCAGATATCGAGGCGATAGTAATTGAAGAAATCTACAGGATTCCGGACAGGTATGAATTGAAGAATATAAATGTCAGTTCAGGAACGGTTACGATTCCGACGGCAACTGTTCAGCTGAGTATTGATGGTGAGGTTTCGCTGGATGCAGGTTTTGGAAACGGACCTGTAGACGCACTGTTCAAGACCATCATAAAAATGACCGGGTACAATGCGGAACTTCAGAGATTCAGTGTGAGTTCGATAACAGGCGGGACAGATGCCCAGGGTGAGGTTGCTGTTGAACTGAAAGACCGCGATCTGGTATCTATTGGTCATGGTTCCGACCCCGATATACTTGTTGCATCGGCAAAAGCGCTGGTAAATGCGATAAATAAAATGGAATTCATAAAAAAAAGAAAGGGCATATAA